A part of Drosophila bipectinata strain 14024-0381.07 chromosome 3L, DbipHiC1v2, whole genome shotgun sequence genomic DNA contains:
- the Lmpt gene encoding trichohyalin isoform X1 has translation MAAEETALTGVGELIFSLIIGYLGALEFAFVARHLYHWTFRHPDDSSVDAAADAEELPRMRERLDKEIREAGERESLAGTNVMEDGVLYSKGFRVTPSGEPVGKLEAELERQQQIEAETRRQLAEAEAKLAEERQRIQREKEEAEEQARRIVEAEKQREKEQAEKELREQREREEREIAERDRLQREENERRLIAAEREREENERRLQAAEEQREREENERRLFQAEQERQEAERQRELAEAEAAEAERRLFEAEKQRELDQAAEEEQARQDAEIVERLLAAERELNMSATESELEEDVVLAEQSRRLISSKQDLEQKQRMIEENARRFLEAEEEMVMLQQRQLQANRSKEEEDEYAGMEPVEEAPCVKKILPPRFEEPEVEEPLVVQKVKTQFGQGSGSEDGYLVKSKTLNFPGVSDEGSSVEPNSSQKSSFSTQLSDEINRAGERPEPEGEDQVSDVQYTEDYLRSLDGIKNRPLVREDGSGRRRAFKKRRSSGSSNSSRDSRASRDEELKMFTSLEEEELRHGDREDYNPIKYTSEPTLKVKQHHRRHKRSPAKDVKPPPEASGSLEMLGEESTNPWGEVVPEHYKDTEFWKREKALSIDEEGVELEKSTRGEEVEDEATNEPKSSSFEEATEAQNEQAVEALKNQHSKEQAEKESEKDTSQAADNSDSNKANLQTSSATEEQRGGSPGLRRSPRIDEMDHYEERWSANQEQPPEQPPPGAPTINIHQPPDTAPWRDEHGLLMEGLSDFYDFTASVNPSRSRSTSRNPSPVPKNVANLMDVDAEKSLEVYDDTQEGVVAGELNCESVLQLLESNLNENDSQENQIQVHNVADDARNGNEVVPMIYETLEAPREERGRSRSRSRSRSPLPTSENLERSISKRRERLIKQNDDLAERLSHSGSEGAMEIETNGNGRTSPQSEETLPQPVIEINEMADAPMEDLETTPEQMLLFVETLRAERCARSHSRSRSRSPLPTSDNIEKSLESRRLKRIQHNDEIFEKLHLQQQSPEIIVESAAPPMSPEIIVEAASPTGSPPAPPLPMISIEIVEPPPEEEAEPEDTPESMARLFEQLRLNRVRSHSRSRSRSPLPTAANLEHSLQKRREKLIAQNDQFFEVLQERARTPEPEARLTVEYVYEFVQETEESTVETRDMRSLSPSRSRSKSPCRSRSKSLDPEADDFHLMLNLEGSELRTLRKNSEEVESVLASSVKQREVDLEALEKLHNAQEEIELRVLSPTASELERVVEMTKDIPDLERTVSEVAQDLQDELMASGFKRSTYVGESMDLGSDQFKDLRRQAADFKRSRSPSPGLSFEEAREQAAVQRELQAAILDSLTENRLGAKPKTYSEERSVQSQEMSPTKLDDLRHRTAEFQRSRSQSRSPLREDELNQLKDIEAEAAKRELQDQLLDKLAASSINFENFSRNLNADFLDSERRASDSALMSELEPEEYHHFRRYSLAQEQPVEEYPSDDYVYISQIEVRTLTGTRTWLKEDFYVQEPDDFVGSKNDMVDQESWARAVLAAEAEAAEFDSTNAIYRYDIVGDHENLDQERSSSNESDDRQTVVEIDDEDDYEFELDEGISDNNERTQPTDESHHDTSECEEAERNTDRYANRRAQDWEEVDDVEDFLDYGLDDGAVGGATPYSDPDSFIEQIYNDAIKNRKQSGILREYETMVQEQLPSDTSESEKEKSGSESERYALWAKTRELERSSSSNRHADVDIALGLVPENDRRESEMRYLGDAHVAARQSTRLRTRYGYNPKLEVGAVEDDIEVDLNYKPKREYNWRKNFRLDDNDEVENNGTENDNGDEMNEDIGDQLEESDLRGPAEEQEQNEHPYNYEENGDVNGEPVDLRRYSLGGESITLFSRSPVRELLPDVPEELPQDEEPPKEYPEEAAAVEEPPMEKPKKKKSKKKLRKGSKTEEELRDDNDSDTQAGYFRRNDDPEMAEPPKRKSRSRRSSKSSLTNEDGNGLFSPRSSLAFVGETLEGIAEMDTQDRDEGQTSPKKKTKKRKKASTKETKEETREEIPPPFPEDSHLDMALAAALAEIAPVSVSTNLTPESTQQNLLSIVSAGHSVCMTPASSIEEIGDSPTDTNVAEVAAVVPARSVVDTFDILKDANFYPLF, from the exons ATGGCCGCCGAAGAGACGGCGCTGACCGGCGTCGGAGAGCTGATTTTCTCGCTGATAATCGGCTATCTGGGCGCCCTGGAGTTTGCCTTTGTGGCCAGGCACCTCTACCACTGGACCTTCCGGCATCCGGATGACTCTTCCGTGGACGCTGCCGCAGATGCCGAGGAACTGCCTCGAATGCGCGAGCGGCTGGACAAGGAGATAAGGGAGGCGGGCGAGAGGGAATCCCTAGCGGGCACTAATGTTATGGAAGATGGGGTTCTCTACTCCAAAGGCTTCCGGGTGACGCCTTCCGGTGAGCCCGTGGGAAAACTAGAAGCCGAACTGGAGCGCCAACAGCAAATAGAGGCGGAAACGCGACGCCAACTGGCGGAAGCGGAAGCCAAGTTGGCGGAGGAGCGTCAAAGGATCCAGAGGGAGAAGGAGGAGGCCGAGGAGCAGGCCAGAAGAATCGTAGAGGCCGAGAAGCAACGTGAAAAGGAACAAGCAGAGAAGGAGCTGCGGGAGCAGAGAGAACGGGAAGAGCGGGAAATAGCCGAAAGAGATCGCCTGCAGCGCGAGGAGAACGAAAGAAGACTCATAGCAGCGGAAAGAGAGCGCGAGGAGAACGAACGCCGGCTGCAGGCTGCGGAAGAGCAGCGGGAGCGCGAAGAAAACGAAAGAAGACTGTTCCAAGCCGAACAAGAGCGCCAGGAGGCTGAGCGCCAAAGAGAACTGGCCGAGGCCGAGGCAGCCGAGGCCGAGCGACGCCTCTTCGAGGCTGAAAAGCAACGGGAACTCGACCAGGCAGCCGAAGAAGAACAGGCTCGCCAGGATGCGGAAATCGTGGAGCGACTTCTGGCGGCCGAAAGAGAACTTAACATGAGCGCCACCGAGAGCGAGTTGGAGGAGGATGTGGTTCTGGCCGAGCAAAGCCGACGGCTCATCTCCAGTAAACAGGACCTGGAGCAGAAGCAGAGGATGATCGAGGAGAACGCCAGAAGATTCCTGGAGGCCGAGGAGGAGATGGTGATGCTGCAGCAGCGCCAGTTGCAGGCCAACCGGAGCAAGGAGGAGGAAGACGAGTACGCCGGAATGGAGCCCGTAGAGGAGGCGCCATGTGTGAAAAAGATACTGCCGCCCCGTTTCGAGGAACCCGAAGTAGAGGAGCCACTGGTGGTGCAGAAAGTCAAAACCCAGTTTGGTCAAGGCAGCGGCTCTGAAGATGGGTACCTGGTCAAGTCCAAAACCCTCAACTTCCCGGGCGTCTCCGATGAGGGATCCTCCGTGGAGCCCAATTCCAGCCAAAAGTCCTCGTTCAGCACCCAGCTCTCTGACGAAATCAATCGAGCCGGAGAGCGACCCGAACCGGAGGGAGAGGATCAGGTATCCGATGTGCAGTACACCGAGGACTATCTACGATCCCTAGACGGAATCAAGAATCGTCCTTTGGTCCGAGAGGATGGCTCGGGAAGGCGAAGAGCCTTTAAGAAGCGTCGTTCTAGTGGCAGCTCCAACTCATCGCGTGACTCACGTGCCTCACGTGACGAGGAGTTGAAGATGTTCACCtcgctggaggaggaggagctccGACATGGCGACCGGGAGGACTACAATCCCATCAAGTACACCAGTGAGCCCACCCTGAAGGTCAAGCAGCACCATCGCCGCCACAAGCGGAGTCCGGCCAAGGATGTGAAGCCACCGCCGGAGGCCAGTGGCTCCCTGGAGATGCTCGGCGAGGAGAGCACCAATCCTTGGGGCGAGGTGGTACCGGAACACTACAAGGACACTGAGTTCTGGAAGCGGGAAAAGGCCTTGTCCATCGACGAGGAGGGAGTGGAGCTGGAAAAGTCCACCCGGGGGGAGGAGGTAGAGGACGAAGCCACCAACGAACCAAAATCATCGTCCTTTGAGGAGGCCACAGAGGCGCAGAACGAGCAGGCGGTGGAAGCTTTAAAGAACCAACACTCTAAGGAGCAGGCG GAAAAAGAATCGGAGAAGGACACCTCGCAGGCAGCGGATAACAGCGACAGCAACAAAGCCAAT CTGCAAACCTCGTCTGCCACGGAGGAGCAGAGGGGTGGCTCACCTGGCCTGCGTCGCAGTCCCCGCATCGACGAGATGGATCACTACGAGGAGCGTTGGTCCGCCAACCAGGAACAACCACCGGAGCAGCCTCCGCCGGGAGCGCCCACCATCAATATCCACCAGCCACCGGATACGGCACCTTGGCGGGATGAGCACGGACTCCTCATGGAGGGGCTCAGCGATTTTTATGACTTCACAGCCTCCGTCAACCCCTCCAGATCCCGATCGACTTCAAGAAATCCCTCTCCAGTGCCCAAGAACGTGGCCAATCTCATGGATGTGGATGCGGAAAAATCCCTGGAGGTGTACGACGATACCCAGGAAGGCGTAGTGGCGGGAGAGCTGAACTGCGAGTCTGTCCTCCAACTATTGGAATccaatttaaatgaaaatgattcCCAGGAAAACCAAATCCAAGTCCATAACGTGGCTGATGATGCCAGAAATGGCAATGAGGTTGTCCCAATGATATACGAGACTTTGGAAGCTCCCCGGGAGGAAAGAGGCCGATCCCGATCACGTTCTCGTTCCCGTTCCCCTCTTCCCACCTCGGAGAATCTTGAGAGGAGCATCAGTAAACGCAGGGAGAGATTGATCAAGCAGAATGATGACCTGGCAGAGCGGTTGTCCCACTCTGGCTCGGAAGGCGCCATGGAGATCGAAACTAACGGCAATGGCAGGACAAGTCCCCAGTCAGAAGAGACTCTTCCCCAGCCCGTGATTGAAATTAATGAAATGGCAGATGCCCCCATGGAGGATCTGGAAACGACACCCGAACAGATGCTCCTCTTTGTGGAGACTTTGAGAGCCGAGAGGTGTGCGCGTTCCCATTCACGATCCCGCTCTAGGTCACCTCTGCCCACGTCGGATAACATTGAGAAGAGCTTGGAGAGTCGTCGATTGAAACGCATCCAACACAATGATGAAATCTTCGAGAAGCTCCACCTCCAACAGCAATCGCCAGAGATTATCGTGGAGTCTGCAGCTCCCCCCATGTCACCAGAGATTATAGTCGAAGCAGCATCCCCAACAGGatctcctccagctcctcccTTGCCCATGATATCCATTGAAATTGTGGAGCCACCTCCCGAGGAGGAAGCAGAGCCTGAAGATACTCCGGAAAGCATGGCTAGGTTGTTTGAGCAACTGCGTCTCAACCGAGTCCGCTCCCATTCGCGATCCCGCTCTCGGTCTCCTCTGCCCACAGCCGCCAATTTGGAACACAGTCTCCAGAAGCGGCGGGAAAAGCTGATTGCCCAGAATGATCAGTTCTTCGAGGTCCTCCAGGAGAGAGCTAGGACTCCGGAACCAGAAGCACGCCTAACAGTCGAATATGTTTACGAATTCGTTCAGGAGACGGAGGAGTCCACTGTTGAGACCCGTGACATGCGCTCCTTGTCACCTTCGCGGTCCAGATCCAAGTCACCCTGCCGCTCGCGCTCCAAGTCGCTGGATCCGGAGGCTGATGACTTCCACTTGATGCTCAACCTGGAGGGCAGTGAGCTGCGAACTCTCCGGAAGAATAGCGAGGAAGTGGAGAGCGTGTTGGCCTCCAGTGTTAAGCAAAGGGAGGTGGACTTGGAGGCCCTGGAGAAGCTGCACAACGCCCAGGAGGAAATCGAGCTGCGAGTCCTCAGTCCCACAGCTTCTGAGCTGGAACGGGTGGTTGAAATGACCAAGGATATACCGGACCTGGAACGCACAGTTTCCGAGGTGGCCCAGGACCTGCAGGACGAACTGATGGCCAGTGGCTTTAAGCGCTCCACTTATGTAGGAGAGTCAATGGACCTGGGAAGCGATCAGTTCAAAGATCTGCGACGCCAAGCTGCTGATTTTAAGAGATCCCGGAGTCCTTCGCCCGGATTGAGTTTCGAAGAGGCCCGGGAACAGGCAGCTGTCCAAAGGGAGCTGCAAGCCGCCATTCTGGACTCCCTGACCGAAAACCGTTTGGGAGCCAAGCCAAAGACCTACTCCGAGGAGAGATCGGTTCAGTCCCAGGAAATGTCACCCACCAAGTTGGACGATCTGCGTCACCGCACCGCCGAGTTCCAGAGATCTCGGAGCCAGAGTCGCTCGCCCCTCAGGGAAGATGAACTCAACCAACTCAAGGACATTGAGGCCGAGGCAGCCAAGCGGGAGCTGCAGGATCAGTTGCTGGACAAGCTGGCCGCTTCGAGCATCAACTTTGAGAACTTTTCGCGGAATCTGAATGCCGATTTCCTGGACAGCGAGCGTCGGGCTTCGGATTCAGCTTTGATGAGTGAACTGGAGCCGGAGGAGTACCACCACTTCCGTCGCTATTCACTGGCCCAGGAGCAGCCTGTGGAGGAGTATCCTAGCGACGACTATGTTTATATTTCTCAGATCGAGGTACGCACATTGACGGGCACCAGAACCTGGTTGAAGGAGGACTTCTATGTCCAGGAGCCGGATGACTTTGTGGGCTCCAAGAACGACATGGTGGATCAAGAGTCATGGGCCAGAGCTGTCTTGGCAGCCGAGGCTGAGGCAGCAGAATTCGACTCCACCAATGCCATCTACAGATACGATATAGTCGGAGACCACGAGAATCTCGACCAGGAGCGGAGTAGCTCCAACGAGAGCGATGATAGGCAGACAGTGGTGGAGATAGACGACGAAGACGACTACGAGTTCGAACTGGATGAAGGGATCTCGGATAACAATGAACGCACCCAGCCCACGGATGAGTCCCATCACGATACCTCCGAGTGCGAGGAAGCGGAACGGAATACTGATCGTTATGCCAATCGGAGAGCTCAGGATTGGGAGGAGGTGGACGACGTGGAGGACTTCTTGGATTACGGCCTGGATGATGGCGCTGTAGGCGGGGCCACTCCCTACTCAGACCCGGATTCCTTCATTGAACAAATCTACAACGATGCCATAAAGAACAGAAAACAGTCGGGCATCCTGAGGGAGTACGAGACTATGGTTCAGGAGCAACTCCCGTCGGATACCAGCGAGTCGGAGAAGGAAAAGTCCGGCTCGGAAAGTGAACGGTATGCCCTTTGGGCCAAAACCAGGGAGCTGGAGAGGTCCAGTTCCTCCAATCGGCATGCCGATGTGGACATTGCTTTGGGACTGGTTCCGGAAAACGATCGCAGGGAGTCGGAAATGCGGTACTTGGGGGATGCCCATGTGGCTGCCCGGCAATCCACGAGGCTGCGAACTCGCTACGGCTATAATCCCAAGCTGGAAGTCGGTGCTGTAGAAGATGACATCGAGGTGGACTTAAATTACAAACCAAAACGGGAATACAATTGGCGGAAGAACTTCCGCCTCGACGATAATGACGAAGTGGAAAACAATGGAACGGAGAATGACAATGGAGATGAAATGAATGAAGATATTGGAGATCAGTTGGAGGAATCAGACCTCCGAGGTCCTGcagaagaacaagaacaaaacGAGCATCCATATAATTACGAAGAAAACGGAGATGTCAATGGTGAGCCAGTCGATCTTCGTCGTTATAGTCTGGGAGGGGAAAGTATCACCCTTTTTAGTCGCAGTCCAGTTCGTGAATTACTCCCAGATGTACCCGAGGAGCTGCCTCAAGATGAAGAGCCTCCCAAAGAATATCCTGAAGAAGCAGCTGCTGTAGAAGAACCACCCATGGAGAAGCCCAAAAAGAAGAAGAGCAAGAAGAAGCTCCGAAAAGGATCTAAAACAGAAGAAGAGCTCAGAGATGACAACGATTCAGATACACAAGCGGGATACTTCCGAAGAAACGATGATCCTGAGATGGCAGAGCCTCCGAAAAGAAAGTCCCGATCCCGTCGTAGCTCCAAGAGCAGCCTAACCAACGAGGATGGTAATGGACTCTTCTCGCCCAGAAGTAGTCTGGCCTTTGTGGGAGAAACTCTGGAGGGCATAGCAGAAATGGACACCCAGGATCGCGACGAGGGCCAAACATCACCCAAGAAGAAGACCAAGAAACGCAAGAAGGCTTCCACAAAAGAAACTAAAGAAGAGACCAGAGAAGAAATCCCACCACCTTTCCCAGAAGACTCCCACCTAGATATGGCTCTAGCAGCAGCTCTGGCAGAGATAGCCCCCGTTTCCGTATCCACGAACTTAACTCCAGAATCCACCCAGCAGAACCTACTTTCAATTGTGAGTGCCGGGCATAGTGTATGCATGACGCCGGCATCGTCGATCGAGGAGATTGGAGATTCTCCAACGGACACAAATGTCGCGGAGGTGGCTGCTGTGGTGCCCGCCCGATCCGTGGTGGACACCTTCGATATCCTGAAAGACGCCAACTTCTATCCGCTTTTCTAG
- the Lmpt gene encoding golgin subfamily A member 6-like protein 4 isoform X3, with amino-acid sequence MAAEETALTGVGELIFSLIIGYLGALEFAFVARHLYHWTFRHPDDSSVDAAADAEELPRMRERLDKEIREAGERESLAGTNVMEDGVLYSKGFRVTPSGEPVGKLEAELERQQQIEAETRRQLAEAEAKLAEERQRIQREKEEAEEQARRIVEAEKQREKEQAEKELREQREREEREIAERDRLQREENERRLIAAEREREENERRLQAAEEQREREENERRLFQAEQERQEAERQRELAEAEAAEAERRLFEAEKQRELDQAAEEEQARQDAEIVERLLAAERELNMSATESELEEDVVLAEQSRRLISSKQDLEQKQRMIEENARRFLEAEEEMVMLQQRQLQANRSKEEEDEYAGMEPVEEAPCVKKILPPRFEEPEVEEPLVVQKVKTQFGQGSGSEDGYLVKSKTLNFPGVSDEGSSVEPNSSQKSSFSTQLSDEINRAGERPEPEGEDQVSDVQYTEDYLRSLDGIKNRPLVREDGSGRRRAFKKRRSSGSSNSSRDSRASRDEELKMFTSLEEEELRHGDREDYNPIKYTSEPTLKVKQHHRRHKRSPAKDVKPPPEASGSLEMLGEESTNPWGEVVPEHYKDTEFWKREKALSIDEEGVELEKSTRGEEVEDEATNEPKSSSFEEATEAQNEQAVEALKNQHSKEQAEKESEKDTSQAADNSDSNKANTCS; translated from the exons ATGGCCGCCGAAGAGACGGCGCTGACCGGCGTCGGAGAGCTGATTTTCTCGCTGATAATCGGCTATCTGGGCGCCCTGGAGTTTGCCTTTGTGGCCAGGCACCTCTACCACTGGACCTTCCGGCATCCGGATGACTCTTCCGTGGACGCTGCCGCAGATGCCGAGGAACTGCCTCGAATGCGCGAGCGGCTGGACAAGGAGATAAGGGAGGCGGGCGAGAGGGAATCCCTAGCGGGCACTAATGTTATGGAAGATGGGGTTCTCTACTCCAAAGGCTTCCGGGTGACGCCTTCCGGTGAGCCCGTGGGAAAACTAGAAGCCGAACTGGAGCGCCAACAGCAAATAGAGGCGGAAACGCGACGCCAACTGGCGGAAGCGGAAGCCAAGTTGGCGGAGGAGCGTCAAAGGATCCAGAGGGAGAAGGAGGAGGCCGAGGAGCAGGCCAGAAGAATCGTAGAGGCCGAGAAGCAACGTGAAAAGGAACAAGCAGAGAAGGAGCTGCGGGAGCAGAGAGAACGGGAAGAGCGGGAAATAGCCGAAAGAGATCGCCTGCAGCGCGAGGAGAACGAAAGAAGACTCATAGCAGCGGAAAGAGAGCGCGAGGAGAACGAACGCCGGCTGCAGGCTGCGGAAGAGCAGCGGGAGCGCGAAGAAAACGAAAGAAGACTGTTCCAAGCCGAACAAGAGCGCCAGGAGGCTGAGCGCCAAAGAGAACTGGCCGAGGCCGAGGCAGCCGAGGCCGAGCGACGCCTCTTCGAGGCTGAAAAGCAACGGGAACTCGACCAGGCAGCCGAAGAAGAACAGGCTCGCCAGGATGCGGAAATCGTGGAGCGACTTCTGGCGGCCGAAAGAGAACTTAACATGAGCGCCACCGAGAGCGAGTTGGAGGAGGATGTGGTTCTGGCCGAGCAAAGCCGACGGCTCATCTCCAGTAAACAGGACCTGGAGCAGAAGCAGAGGATGATCGAGGAGAACGCCAGAAGATTCCTGGAGGCCGAGGAGGAGATGGTGATGCTGCAGCAGCGCCAGTTGCAGGCCAACCGGAGCAAGGAGGAGGAAGACGAGTACGCCGGAATGGAGCCCGTAGAGGAGGCGCCATGTGTGAAAAAGATACTGCCGCCCCGTTTCGAGGAACCCGAAGTAGAGGAGCCACTGGTGGTGCAGAAAGTCAAAACCCAGTTTGGTCAAGGCAGCGGCTCTGAAGATGGGTACCTGGTCAAGTCCAAAACCCTCAACTTCCCGGGCGTCTCCGATGAGGGATCCTCCGTGGAGCCCAATTCCAGCCAAAAGTCCTCGTTCAGCACCCAGCTCTCTGACGAAATCAATCGAGCCGGAGAGCGACCCGAACCGGAGGGAGAGGATCAGGTATCCGATGTGCAGTACACCGAGGACTATCTACGATCCCTAGACGGAATCAAGAATCGTCCTTTGGTCCGAGAGGATGGCTCGGGAAGGCGAAGAGCCTTTAAGAAGCGTCGTTCTAGTGGCAGCTCCAACTCATCGCGTGACTCACGTGCCTCACGTGACGAGGAGTTGAAGATGTTCACCtcgctggaggaggaggagctccGACATGGCGACCGGGAGGACTACAATCCCATCAAGTACACCAGTGAGCCCACCCTGAAGGTCAAGCAGCACCATCGCCGCCACAAGCGGAGTCCGGCCAAGGATGTGAAGCCACCGCCGGAGGCCAGTGGCTCCCTGGAGATGCTCGGCGAGGAGAGCACCAATCCTTGGGGCGAGGTGGTACCGGAACACTACAAGGACACTGAGTTCTGGAAGCGGGAAAAGGCCTTGTCCATCGACGAGGAGGGAGTGGAGCTGGAAAAGTCCACCCGGGGGGAGGAGGTAGAGGACGAAGCCACCAACGAACCAAAATCATCGTCCTTTGAGGAGGCCACAGAGGCGCAGAACGAGCAGGCGGTGGAAGCTTTAAAGAACCAACACTCTAAGGAGCAGGCG GAAAAAGAATCGGAGAAGGACACCTCGCAGGCAGCGGATAACAGCGACAGCAACAAAGCCAAT aCATGTTCATAA